AGAAATGGACTTCGGTTCATATTACAGTAAAAAGAATCAATAATGATTCTCAACAGCCTCCCCTCAAACTGGACAGTGTATGGTCACAAGTCCAAGTTTGGGAATAATAGACTTGAACTTGACGCGGTGAGGGAATTTGGTGAAGACATCAGCAAGCTGCTCATCGGATCTCACTGGAAGAAGGGTGAGGAGACGTTCCTGGATTTTCTCACGAACAACATGGCAGTCAAGCTCAATATGCTTGGTGCGTTCGTGAAAGCTCTGGTTGTGAGCTATGTGTCTTGCGGATTTGTTGTCGCAGTATAAGGCAGGGATCCCTGATACTTCAATTTTGAGGTCCTGTAAGAGGTAGCAAAGCCACTGTATTTCACATACAGTGGCTGCAAGTGCCATGTATTCAGCTTTTGTGGAAGATCTGGAAACAGTCTTCTGCTTCTTAGACTTCCATGAAATGAGAGAGGATCCTAGGAAAATGCAAAACCCTGTAGTGGATCTTCTGGTATTAGGGCAAGTAGCCCAGTCAGAGTCACTGAAGCCTTTCAGTTGCATAGGAGAGTCAGCAGCAAAAAATAGCCCTTCAGAAGGCTTAGATTTAATGTACCTAAGAATGTGCTGAATAGCACGATAATGGTAGTCAGTGGGTGattgcatgaactgactaagcAAATTAACAGAAAAGCACAAGTCAGGTCTAGTATTTGTGAGATAGAGTAACTTCCCTATTAATCTTCTATAGGGGCCTGGATCATCCAGGTAGCTGTCCATTTTGTATAATGAAGTTGTATCACTTAGGAAAGGAGTGGAGGAGGGCTTGCATCCCAACATTCCTGTCTCTTCCAGTATGTCCaaagcatacttcctttggcaCAAATGAATGCCTTTCTTTGATCTAGCCACTTCCAATCCTAAAAAATACTTGAGTTCTCCAAGATTCTTTATTCGGAATTTCTTGTTTAGGAGTTCCTTTATGGAGTCGATTTCCATCATAGAATTTCCTGTCAAAACAATGTCATCTACATACACAAGTAGAGCAGTGAAACCTGTAGGGGTTGTTTTAGTGAATAAGGAGTGATCTGATTTAGACTGAGTGTAGTTAACAGATATTAGAAAGGAAGACAGTTTTTCAAACCACTGCCTGCTAGCTTGCTTCAAGCCATACAAAGACTTTGTTAGTTTGCAAACCTGCCCTTTATTGTAGTTAGTCAAACCTGGAGGCGGCTCCATGTACACTTCTTCATTAAGATCTCCATGGAGGAAAGCATtatccacatctagttgatgtagAAACCAATTGTTTGAGGCAGCTAGAGCAATGAGTAGTCTGACCGTGGTGAGTTTTGCAACAGGAGAAAAAGTGTTAAGATAATCAATTCCCTCCTGTTGTGTGTAGCCCTTTGCCACTAGGCGAGCCTTGAATCTCTCAATGCTACCATCCGCTTTATATTTCGTCTTATACACCCACTTACATCCAATAGCAGTCTTTTCTGGGGGTAGCTCTGTTAGAACCCATGTGTTATTATCCTGCAGAGCTTTGATCTCTCTTTGCATGGCCTCTACCCACTCATTCATGCCTTTTGCCTCACTGTAAGACCTAGGTTCCTTGCATCCAGTGACAGCCATGGTGTACTTTTGATGCTTTTCTGAAAGATTATCACAGCACAACAGATTAGATATCGGGTAAGGGGTTTTAAGGCTATTTTTCATAGATAGGGATTGATTGACCTGGTGGATGTAATCCTTTAGGTAGTCAGGGGTCTTTCTAGGCCTGTTAGACCTTCTGTACACTTGCATTTCCTGACTGTCTCCTGCACTGTCACTGCTGTTTGCATCAGCAGTGATTGGTTGTGTTGCTTCCTGGTCAGCTGCTCCATTATGCATGCCATCACCAGTGTAGATGTGGTCTTTAAAAAAATCAGTGAGTGAATCAACTCTGTCCCTTCCACTATCTGCATTTGGATTGTTGTCCTGTACATATTTGTAAGGAAAAACATCTTCATGGAAGACAACGTTCCTGCTTATAAGTAGTTCCTTGGTGTTTATGTCAAGCACAAGGTAACCTTTCACACCAGATTTGTAGCCCAGGAAAATTGCCTTTCGAGCTCTTGGGTCAAGTTTACCTCTGTTTTGCTCAAGAGTGGAAGCAAAACACAAACATCCAAAAATTTTGAGGTTTAAATAAGTAGGAGGTGAATTATGAAGCAGATCATGGGGGGTTTTGTTATTAAGAGTGGGAGTAGGTAGCCTATTTACAAGATAAACTGCATGACCAACCGCATAGGACCAGTATGCATTGGGTACATTAGACTGAAAAAGCAGGCCACGGGTAACGTTTAAAATGTGTTGGtgtttcctttcaacaacagaGTTTTGCTCAGGAGTCTCAACACAACTTCTTTGATGGTTAATACCATGTAGTTTGTAGAAATCCACACACTTAAATTCAGGACCATTATCAGACCTAATGGTCTTAATCCCTTTGTtgaattggtttttaattttaatgacaaaGCTTTGCAATAAATCTCTAGTTTGACCCTTATTATTCATCAAAAAAATCCATGTGTGTCTACTGTAATCGTCAACAATAGTGAGAAAATATTTATGCCCATGAACAGAGATAGTGTTAAAAGGACCCCATATATCACAGTGCACAATATCAAAGCATTCAGCAGTAGTAGAAGTACTCTTTTGAAATGACAGTTTTCTTTGTTTAGCATAGTGACAGGTATCACAAACAGTATTATAGCCTAAACTAACATAGGGAAAGTTCTCGCATATTTGTTTCATGACCCTGTCCCCTGGATGGCCTAGCCTATAGTGCCATAGGTTTACATCagttttattaaaagaaagaacatTCCTGGAAATATTTTCCTGATCCAGTTTAGGGAAACCCTGCAGATAATAGAGCCCTCTCCAAGAATTAGCATATCCAATCATCTTCGAAGTGTGGTTCTCCTTTATCTGGCAAGTCTTAGATGAGAAAGTTAGACTACAATTCAAGTCTTTAATAAGACTTTGAACTGAGATCAAATTGAAATAGAACTCAGGAATatgtaaaacattaaaaataatgaggTCCTCAGAGAATTTCACAGTACCAGCATGTCTAGCAATGAGAGTAGTATTGTTAGGCAATCTTATAGAAATAGGTTTAATTTCATGGTATGtcataaaattcattttatcatgTGTCACATGGTCTGTGGCACCAGTATCAATTATCCAGGAAGAGTTACCTTGCTTGTTTGCAATATCATTCCTCTGAATTTGATTAACTTTGTGAGTGGGCTCATCTTCTTTGTCTATCATTCTGAGTAGTTTCTGCATCTGTTCTGCAGTAATAGAGCCAAATATGTTGTCCTTATTTGTAATCTGTGTTTTCTGAGCTCCTTCGGGTTCAGTGGTATTCTGGCAAGCATGGGCAGAGCTCCATTCATTTTTTCTGTCTTGACTCCCTTCTCCTTTCTTGTACCAAGGTGGATACCCATGTTTAGAGTAGCACTCATCCACAGTGTGATTCATTTTGTTGCAATATGAACACTGTTTGCCATAATTGGGATtttttcctcttcctcttccttgacCACGGGACCCATAGCCCCTTCCTTGTCCTTTCCATTGACTGTTTTTGTCAGCAGTGCTGGCCAAAACTTTAACATCGGCAGACCCATGCTTTTCCTGTCTCTCTTGCTGTATAATGAGGGAAAATACCTGATTGATGTTTGGGAGGGGATCCATTAACAGGATCTGTGTCCTTACTGTATTGTAGGATTCATTCAATCCCTTTAGAAAGCATATCACGTGCTCCATCTCTTTGTATTTCAAGAAGGTTCTTGAAAGATCACAACTGCAAGGAATCTTGCAAGTACAGGTGGGTATGGGTCTTAAGAATTCCAATTCTTCCCAAAGAATCTTTAAGTCAGTAAAAAATTGACTCACTCCTCTTTCTCCCTGTCTAATGGAATGTATGTCTTGGAGTAAGtctgaaattttgaaatgatcACCCTTGGAAAATCTTTCTTTTAGCTCATCCCATAATTCTTTTGCATCTTCCACATATATGACACTCTCGGCTATTTGTGGTGAAAGAGTCTTTGTTACCCAAGACAATATCATCATGTTGCACCTTTCCCATGCATCATATAGGATGTCATCCTTTTGGGGTTTCTTTATTGACCCATCAATGAATTTAATCTTGTTCTTGGACAGCAAAGCTCTTCTCATGCTTCTGCTCCAGGATGAATAGTTATTCTCACTTAAAGTTTGAGTGATGAGGGTGAGACCTGGGTTCTCTCCCGGGTGTAAGTAATAAGGACTGGAAGGGTTGTTGAAATCTGCCAATTCCATGGAAGTTAAAGACTGAAAGAACAAACCcagaaaatttcaagaaaatcaGTGGGGGTAGCGGAAGCAGAgttgctcttgataccatattaaaccGTGGCCCAATCAATTATGAATAGTGGAATGGCCCAATAGCTCTTGGCCCGCAACGTGATTAAAGCCATCAGGGAAAAAGCAATGCGTGGACGTGGCAGATAACTCTGCGCGAAGGGAAGAGAGAAATCAGAGGTTCCAGAGGCTTCTTCCCAGGAGACCGAAGAAGACGATGGCAGCACGGTGGTCCGGTGGCGTCAAACGGCTAGGGTGCAGAAGAGGAAAATGGAGAGAATGAAGAGACAAGTAAGTAAAACTAATCCTTTCCTCCTTCTCTTGTTATTTCTTGTAATCACTATATTTTCATATATCTGAAGACGTAAAAggagagctctatttatagagctcttGAAAACAGAAAGCAGTTAGGGAAAAATAACAGAAACTAACTAAACTAAAGAAGAAATGGACTTCGGTTCATATTACAGTAAAAAGAATCAATAATGATTCTCAACACataatctgaaaataaaataaaaaatctaactCGTTTTAGTCGCTATAGCTACAAATCATCACAACCACAAAACCCATAGTAGTATACGTAacacattataaaattatcatagCATCATATTGTGATCATAAAAAGAAAACCTAAtgattaatattgttatttttgaaaaatctgtGGTGAAGTATGAATATCTTTACAGGACAGCATCACCGAGAAAAAGGGCTTTATTTAAAGAATGAACAATGGCTATATGCATGTAGTTAATAAAATAGCTTggaaaaaaactaattttaacattAACAATATAAGTGGTAGGGTTGGTCAAAAGCTTTTCCACTGCTGCACCAACGACTGtttattattaacttaaaaCTAGCTAACTTTAACTTTAGCAGAAAGAAGACCTGATGTCTATTAACgaatttacatttatataaaataaacattccTTCCTTCAAACATAACATAAAGAGGCTTAAGAGTCAAGTcaagctatatatatatatatatttgagaaaAATCTCCTTCACATATAATAAAGACGAAAGAAAAATGAGTACACATAAACAATGTaaataaagataacaaaaaaattaagataagaCGGTATAATTTAGGTTTATGGAACGTTGCAGCAAATATTTTACTTTCACgaataaaattatcaatatttagaCAAACTTAAGAAACTTGGCTTCGTTATGAATGTTTTGCATGAACTTAAGAAAACTCTGAAATgtaagttttgttttgtttaagaaacttaaaaaaatatttttggtaattttttatcattgtgAAATAGTCATTTCTTGTACATATTCTTTAGCTTGAGTGACAACTACGTACCTTTGATATTAGTGCTACAGTAAACGACTTCATTTATTGTAATTTAACAGTTTTAGTAGTAAAGTCGTTCATTACTGTTATATTCATAGCGATACAGTGATATTCTCCACGAATCAAAATACATTCTACTTTCTTTTCAGATCTATTGAATTTTTCACTTTCTTGttttaatattcaaaacttGGACTGATTctcaacaaaattatatattcttgttatattttcttcaaCTGCTTGGAAATagaatcaatatatatatatatatatatatatatatatatatatatatatatatatatatatatatatatatatatatatatatatattattaaaagtatgtACATGTAATgtgatgatatatatatatatatatatatataatacatgtTCAACATTGATAATTCTTAACTTATTTGTTTAGTGTTTTGAAAAACAATattcagtttttaaatttttaaaaactaaaagactTATTTGATAAATGTATATGTTAAAATagtttcaaaaaaatattttgtctgtttttaaaaactaaaaaaaaaaaagaattatctCACAGCAGggttaaacaatatttttacataCATGCGTAAATAGGAATTGATGGAGTCAGAAATTTTATCCTATGAAACCCTATTACAGACTGCACCTTTTGTGGATGGGATGAGATCAGGAAcataaggaagaaaaaaaagatatatggtgtaaaaagagaagagataaaTTATGTTACTGATAAACAAAATCATACTCgtgatattattttaactcaTTTTCATATGAATGAAGaatattcaaattcatcaagatAAAGGTATGAATATGGTAATattctactttttaaaatattagaatatttttaattgatttgataCTTTATTACTTCGAAATATACTTAGTAcgtattattgttttaattaaatcgtttatatattattgacaaaattctGTTACTTTTATTTGGTATTGAGATTTATTTggttaaatcaaatttatttggCAGTATTAAAGGACCTTCAACTTGGGGATTGTGTAGCTATTATGCTAAGGAACATTCTGTCGGAAACTTTGTATGGACAATAAGTTTTCTTGTCTTGTACAAATATCTCTTTGGTCTTGTTAGTGGGAATCACATAAAAATAAGTGTTACATTTGACAATGAGTTATTCCGAACTAAAAATTACTAGTTTGAAAGTGATATATCAACATAATCAATTGTTTTATACCAGAAAATCTATTCTCTTTCTCACatgaatataatttataactCTTCTTTAAACGCAGGGGAATAAAGATGTTTTTCTGCTTAATTCACAACAATTACTTTGATCATTCATCCATGCAAAAAATCTAAGGTTGTtccaattataaaaataacaaaacaaattcaTGAATAGCATTCACTGTATCAAGTAGGGTAAAAGTCTTCAAATGCTTATATACGTAATTATTTATGCATAACTATTGAGCATTATTCTGTAAAAACAACaatatactttaataaataGAGTggatattaatttaataaaaaaaatagcaaatatATGAATTGAATACTCTCGatgaattaaaatgttttaaatatactgTTAATAGACAATAAATAAACAgattatttatgcttcttttagtaaaaaagatattatttatatgtatcTACCCATCCATTAGAATTTAGTATAAAATCTTTCTAATAATCTATATCTGTTTAGCATGCTCCCTGCATGAAAAGACAATTTGATGACCTTGGTGGGATTGAGTTTTATATTCTCTTACAAAGACAACATGAAGAAAGAGATGATGGGTCTTTTATGGCAAAAAAATCACGTTTTGGAAAGTAAATTCCCTGCTGCAACACTTTTGACCAAAATTGGAAAGTATTCTTCTTCACACAGTTCTTAACAGTCCTTTTAGATACTTAACTTCCAATTAACTTCTTTATTCTTCCTTCCTAGCACTGAAAAactttaaagaaatattttatagaaaaaagaagTCTCAAGATCAATATATGTGAAATTTTAAGCAAAAATTTGGGTTACATGGTGACAGTAGTGTAAAACCAAGATTAATTTTTGCATGTTCAAGAGTGAAGATTACTCATAGGAATATCAGACAAAGGCTGAACACAAACTGAAACGAAAAATAGGGCACTTGAATTTATGttcttttacaataaaaaataactgaACACTGTATCATGATTTTGTCTTCTGATAGTGATTTGCTATTTGTCAGCATACACTGTCTAGGTCTGCTTTGATAAAGAACCTATGAACCGAAAGACTATGCCAAGAAGAAAATTGGaatctaatttttatatacttCAAGTGGACTTAAATGCCCTCACTTTATTTGATCATTAAGCTCTTTTTCTAACCATAATTGTGAAATCGTGATGTCTACACCGAAATACCATCAGATTCATGATATCTATTCGTGGAGGTATATCACAGACATGCAGTATAGCAGTTTAAGAGAATAATACAACTAGACTAGTGCACTTTGCAAAAACGAAGTTGAGAACTCCGAATAGATGATAACTTAGCttaacaaaagaagaaaaaaacagaaaGAATGATTCAGCAGACGACAAACCTGAGATGATAATTATATGCTGTCTTACTCAAAGTACAAAGGTTGTTTTCAATATACTTAACTGTTGTGACTTTGAGTTCATAAAGCAGCAACCTTACTATTACGCTAAGGTTCATTTTCGGGAAAAGGGGAAGAAAAAAGAAGCAGCTAAAATTAGCAATCCAATCCCATTACAGGTACAAGCTTTTCATTTAGAATTACACTGCTATTATCATAATAAATGTTTACATTGAGAGTTGGTATAGATTGTTGAAATGAAAATGTAATCTTATAGAAATACAGCAAGAAAAATATCTAAATCTTGtcttactaattttttttccagCTAACCTTAAGTCACTTTTTGAGTGTGCAGAAGAAAGCCTCCGAAGAAGTTTCTTAAGCCAGTACTATTCATGGACAAAATAGCCTAAAAAGCATGCAAGGCAGCTTAATAAGGTGTTGGTGATCCTAAATCTTCCTACACTAGCCATCATGATTTCCCTAGCAGATGCCTATCATATAGTGGCAGCCACTGTCCCATTATATGTGACCATGATACTTGCCTACGTTTCTGTGAAATGGTGGAAGATCTTCACACCAGATCAATGTTCAGGCATAAACAAATTTGTGGCGAAGTTCTCCATCCCCCTTTTGTCATTTCAAACCATTTCCTCGAACAACATCTACAAAATGACCCTCAAACTCTTATATGCCGATTTTGTTCAGAAATTGCTTGCATTTCTAGTCTTAATAGCAATCACGAAGATCAGTGGCCGAGGAGGTTTAAAGTGGATCATAACGGGTTTGTCATTAACAACACTTCCCAACACTTTGATTCTAGGAATCCCTCTGATGAAAGCTATGTATAAGGGTGAAGCAGTTCTTCTCCTTGCACAGATTATTTTCTTGCAGAGCATGATCTGGTACaatttgttgttgtttcttTATGAACTTGATGCTGTCAACACCAGGCCTGCTGCAGCTGCACCACCATCACAAGGCTCGGCTGGTACATGTTTATAGTAGGTTAATTTTCTTTGTAAGGAATGAGATTTAGAGTGATTAATATACGTGAAACAAATAGTAATTAACTTAGCAAAACGTTGATCTAGATTCATTCTTCTTCTTGCCATTACTTTTCTCTCATAATAATACTCTAAAggcataatttatatatatatatatgtatgtagataatatattattgataagTTAATCGTGTTCAACCAAGTAAAGTGATCTAAGACAGTCAGATTAAATGGGGCCtgaacataaatatatttaaagagtAACTATATTTGAATACTATATTATAAGCTTCTACAAATcagtttttttaacatgttttctgtgcaatattttctttctctacctCCTCTTTAGATGCCATTTGAATATCTAAATACAATTTTGTTAACTATATCCCAGTGCTTTAGTAGCAACATGTAAATCAAACTAACACATATCATGTTGATTTATATACGgtgtaaaatttaaatgcaGATATATTTCCATAAAACCGAAAACCagaaataaaaattgtgtaATTTTCTATGTTCTTTAAATGTCTGTAAGGAGAAACAGACACAGATCGTGAGGTACAATCAAAAGGAGAAGAAGACGTAGACCCTAGAACAAAAAGGAAGCTGAAGGTCTTGCCCATTCTTGCCAAAGTGGGAAAGAAGCTAATAAAAAATCCTAATACATATGCAACTTTAATGGGTTTTATTTGGTCAAGCATACATTTCAGGTAATTAAAACATGTCTGTCAGCATGCCATTTTAAATTCCTGATCATACACAATAATGAACGTGACAAATAATGTTAACTTGTGCAGGTGGGGATTACGCATGCCTGAAATTGTTAATCAGTCAATAGAAATATTATCCAATGGAGGTCTTGGCATGGCAATGTTCAGCCTAGGTAAGTAAAAGCAGAAGTCCATGGTTTCTTTTATGAAGTACTAATTTGAGCACCCAATTGTTTCTTATTGGAGAATGTGATGAGTTTTGAAAATAACTGAGACAATCCAAAATGCAATTCTAAAATTGCATTAAAgggtataattttttatttttttttatgtttgttgatGGAGATTGGTACGTATCAGGTCTGTTTATGGCATCACAGTCGAGCATCATAGCATGTGGGCCAAGGATGACAATGGTGGCAGTAGTACTGAAATTTGTGGTTGGACCTGGTCTCATGACAGTGGCTTCTCTTCTGATAGGATTAAGATGCACATTGTTCAAAGTGACAATAGTTCAGGTGAtttttcctttgattttttttccttcttttcagGCCATTTAAAGGTAAATAGTTTGCATGATCATGATCTTGCGGATCTTGCATGTGGCAGGCAGCTCTACCTCAAGGAATTGTTCCTTTTGTTTTTGCCAAAGAATATAATGTTCATCCATCTGTTTTAAGCACAGCGTAAGTGTTCAAATATCTCTCAatacataaacataaacataattatttgtataaatttatttctaaagaCTAGATTAAATGGTTGAAGATTAACATTGTAGTTCGTGTAAAcgtttatcttcattttttttcttaaaagtatttaaaaacattttctggCAAGTTATTAACATTTACTTATATTTGAACATACATTATCGATCAAAATGAAATAACTAAGTAATATTTGCGtagaattttataaactttatctGTTTCGTTAAAATTTCGATTCAACATTAATTTTACATTCTCAACAAATATTAAATGgtatcattataaaattaaatatttgataaaaataggAATATCAAAACAGATTGGATGGAAAGAATTGGTCTATCATAAGAAAACAGTCTAATATCCCGTAAAAGGATGGATCAAAAAGACTAGTGAAATcactaactattttttatttttttaaaatttattatatatatatatatattaaaatcgcagtaaatattttttaagttttaattgaataaattaaaataattaata
This sequence is a window from Vigna angularis cultivar LongXiaoDou No.4 chromosome 2, ASM1680809v1, whole genome shotgun sequence. Protein-coding genes within it:
- the LOC108328630 gene encoding auxin efflux carrier component 8, with translation MISLADAYHIVAATVPLYVTMILAYVSVKWWKIFTPDQCSGINKFVAKFSIPLLSFQTISSNNIYKMTLKLLYADFVQKLLAFLVLIAITKISGRGGLKWIITGLSLTTLPNTLILGIPLMKAMYKGEAVLLLAQIIFLQSMIWYNLLLFLYELDAVNTRPAAAAPPSQGSAGETDTDREVQSKGEEDVDPRTKRKLKVLPILAKVGKKLIKNPNTYATLMGFIWSSIHFRWGLRMPEIVNQSIEILSNGGLGMAMFSLGLFMASQSSIIACGPRMTMVAVVLKFVVGPGLMTVASLLIGLRCTLFKVTIVQAALPQGIVPFVFAKEYNVHPSVLSTAILLGMIMALPVELAFYFLLAI